One window of Aspergillus oryzae RIB40 DNA, chromosome 3 genomic DNA carries:
- a CDS encoding pyridoxamine 5'-phosphate oxidase family protein (predicted protein) — protein sequence MVQYYESISDDIRDWALRQSVFFVASAPLRGRHVNLSPKGLPDASFAILGPNEAAYVDATGSGNETISHIRENGRITVMFCSFDKTPRILRLFCTGSVIEWNEPEFPQYLERMGGKNVTGARAIIRMDVFKVQTSCGYGVPQLALTHDPETDEVKPYLKDRETMGYWAGKKVSAGQMRAYQQECNSSSLDGLPGLHSALRDNHKSVWRAQLAGWMNRHRDELEMTKTSILLLFVGMAILQWAGYI from the exons ATGGTCCAATACTATGAATCCATCTCAGATGATATTCGCGACTGGGCTTTACGCCAGAGCGTCTTCTTCGTGGCTTCGGCGCCTCTGCGTGGTCGCCACGTGAACCTGTCCCCGAAAGGCCTCCCAGACGCTTCTTTCGCAATTTTGGGCCCTAATGAAGCAGCTTACGTGGATGCGACGGGTTCTGGCAACGAGACGATTAGCCATATACGAGAAAATGGTCGTATTACTGTGATGTTCTGCTCTTTTGACAAGACACCGCGCATTCTGCGACTTTTCTGCACCGGCTCCGTTATTGAATGGAACGAGCCCGAGTTTCCTCAATACTTGGAGCGCATGGGAGGCAAAAATGTCACAGGCGCTCGTGCCATTATCCGTATGGATGTTTTTAAG GTCCAAACCTCGTGTGGGTACGGGGTGCCACAGCTAGCTTTGACTCATGACCCTGAGACCGACGAAGTGAAACCATATCTCAAAGACCGCGAGACTATGGGCTATTGGGCCGGTAAAAAGGTGAGTGCGGGTCAGATGCGCGCGTATCAGCAAGAGTGCAACTCTAGTAGTCTAGATGGGCTTCCGGGTCTTCATTCCGCATTGAGAGATAACCACAAGAGTGTATGGCGGGCACAGTTGGCCGGTTGGATGAACCGTCATCGAGATGAGTtggagatgacgaagacTTCAATCTTGCTTTTGTTTGTGGGTATGGCGATCCTGCAATGggctggatatatatag
- a CDS encoding MRX complex nuclease subunit (DNA repair exonuclease MRE11), whose product MPDLGDAETIRILVATDNHVGYNERDPIRGDDSWKSFHEVMCLARERDVDMVLLAGDLFHENKPSRKSMYQVMRSIRMNCLGDKPCELELLSDASENFQGAFNHVNYEDLDINVAIPIFSIHGNHDDPSGEGHLAALDILQVSGLLNYYGRTPESDNIQVKPVLLQKGRTKLALYGMSNVRDERLFRTFRDGKVKFYQPSVQKEDWFNLICVHQNHHAYTETGYLPENFLPEFLDLVIWGHEHECLINPKLNPETKFHVMQPGSSVATSLVPGEAVTKQVSIVSITGRDFKCEPIPLKTVRPFVMKEIVLSEEKGAQKLARKENNRTEVTRFLMTIVEELIEQAKAEWLAMQEDVEEEEELEVPLPLVRLRVEISTPEGGSYDCENPQRFSNRFVGKVANVNDVVQFYRKKKNAANRKKDDDVDATAVSQLSTLDTVKVEQLVREFLSAQSLSILPQNSFGDAVAQFIDKDDKHAMEIWKTCSLEASRRGHEGRSDSSLNQMAGTVNSTASGKTNPER is encoded by the exons ATGCCCGATCTTGGTG ACGCGGAAACAATCCGCATTCTCGTTGCAACCGACAACCATGTCGGGTACAACGAACGAGACCCCATCCGGGGTGATGACAGTTGGAAGAGTTTCCATGAGGTGATGTGCCTAGCCCGAGAGCGTGATGTCGACATGGTGCTCCTCGCAGGCGATCTCTTTCACGAGAACAAGCCTTCTCGAAAATCAATGTACCAAGTAATGCGCTCGATCAGGATGAACTGTCTGGGCGATAAGCCCTGTGAGCTGGAATTGCTCAGTGACGCCAGCGAAAACTTCCAAGGGGCGTTCAACCATGTGAATTACGAAGATCTTGACATCAATGTGGCTATTCCTATCTTCTCTATCCATGGCAACCATGATGATCCCTCCGGAGAGGGCCATTTGGCGGCGTTGGACATACTCCAGGTTTCCGGACTACTCAACTATTATGGACGGACGCCTGAGTCCGATAACATTCAGGTGAAACCGGTCCTACTTCAGAAGGGCCGGACCAAATTAGCATTGTACGGTATGAGTAACGTCCGAGATGAACGATTATTCCGTACATTCCGCGACGGAAAGGTCAAGTTCTACCAGCCTTCGGTTCAGAAAGAGGACTGGTTCAACTTGATATGTGTCCACCAGAATCACCACGCTTATACAGAGACTGGATACCTCCCTGAAAACTTTCTCCCGGAGTTTCTTGATCTCGTAATCTGGGGCCACGAACACGAGTGCTTGATCAATCCTAAATTGAATCCTGAAACCAAATTTCACGTCATGCAACCGGGGTCTTCTGTGGCGACATCACTCGTTCCCGGAGAGGCAGTAACAAAACAAGTGTCTATCGTCAGTATCACCGGGCGCGATTTCAAATGCGAGCCTATCCCACTGAAGACCGTGCGACCCTTTGTCATGAAAGAAATTGTCCtctcagaagagaagggggcTCAGAAGTTGGCtcggaaagaaaacaaccgCACTGAAGTCACCCGTTTTCTAATGACGATCGTTGAGGAGCTCATAGAACAAGCGAAGGCTGAATGGCTGGCAATgcaggaagatgtggaagaagaagaggagttAGAGGTGCCCTTGCCACTAGTGAGACTGCGTGTGGAGATCTCCACACCAGAGGGAGGTAGCTATGATTGCGAGAATCCTCAGCGGTTTTCCAATCGTTTCGTAGGCAAGGTCGCAAATGTGAACGATGTTGTACAATTCTAccggaagaaaaagaacgcAGCAAACCGCaagaaagatgatgacgTCGATGCAACCGCAGTCTCCCAACTCTCGACGCTGGACACGGTGAAGGTTGAACAATTGGTGCGCGAATTCCTCTCCGCCCAATCGTTGAGCATTCTTCCACAGAATTCATTCGGGGACGCTGTGGCCCAATTCATCGACAAAGACGACAAGCACGCCATGGAGAT ATGGAAGACATGTTCTCTCGAGGCATCAAGAAGAGGTCACGAGGGAAGAAGCGATTCAAGCCTAAACCAGATGGCTGGGACAGTGAATTCGACGGCGTCTGGGAAGACCAACCCGGAGCGCTGA
- a CDS encoding putative amino acid permease (amino acid transporters) codes for MDPPRLDKITADSNLEALGYTPELSRNRSTWQVVFMVFILASVPYGLSTTMLYSIAGGGSANMIWGWIVVSLIMLCVAASLAEVTSVYPTAGGVYYQTFALSPVKYRRVAAWICGWSFIAGNITITLAVNFATALFLIESLNVFTDATGVGITEDFQAYQTYLIFLGITLICHVIPAFGNKWLTHLETFAIFWTLVGVTAIIITILVVASNGRHTAKYVFTDFSPQSGWPDGWSFCIGLLQAAYALSATGMITSMCEEVRAPAIQVPKAIVGGLILNALAGLAFLIPIAFVLPDISYLANLASGQPVPPIFKAATGNSAGAFCLLIPLLILGIICGVGCVTAASRSVWAFARDGAIPGSKWFKKVEPRLDNIPLNAMLLGMIIELLLGLIYFGSTAAYNAFSGVGVMFLTLSYACPVAVSLILRKRRDIKNCSFNLGPLGLFCNIVCLAWTCLAIPLFSMPTFMAVTQETMNYASVVFVGFFIISAVWYWVWGYQNYAGPPTEEGMEGAHTD; via the exons ATGGACCCGCCCAGGCTAGACAAGATTACGGCTGATTCCAACCTCGAAGCTCTTGGATATACGCCAGAGCTGTCTCGCAATCGATCAACATGGCAGGTCGTCTTCATGGTCTTCATCCTGGCGTCGGTGCCCTACGGTCTATCGACGACGATGTTATACTCGATTGCGGGTGGTGGCTCGGCCAATATGATCTGGGGTTGGATCGTGGTATCCCTGATCATGTTGTGTGTCGCCGCATCGCTCGCTGAGGTTACATCCGTCTATCCCACCGCCGGTGGTGTCTATTACCAAACCTTTGCCCTGTCCCCCGTTAAGTATCGCCGGGTTGCAGCCTGGATCTGTGGCTGGTCATTCATTGCCggcaacatcaccatcaccttGGCCGTGAACTTCGCTACAGCCCTGTTTCTGATCGAGAGTCTCAATGTGTTTACCGACGCTACTGGAGTGGGTATCACAGAAGACTTCCAGGCCTATCAGACCTACTTGATCTTTCTAGGCATCACACTCATCTGCCATGTCATTCCTGCCTTTGGGAATAAGTGGTTAACACACCTGGAG ACTTTTGCCATCTTCTGGACCCTGGTAGGCGTTACTGCCATTATCATCACCATTCTGGTCGTCGCCAGTAACGGCAGACACACTGCAAAATATGTCTTCACCGATTTCTCTCCTCAATCCGGCTGGCCCGATGGCTGGTCCTTCTGTATCGGTTTACTCCAAGCTGCCTACGCGCTCTCGGCAACCGGCATGATCACCTC CATGTGTGAAGAAGTCCGCGCGCCAGCCATTCAAGTTCCCAAAGCAATCGTCGGAGGCCTCATCCTGAACGCCCTGGCCGGTCTTGCCTTTTTGATCCCCATCGCGTTTGTGCTCCCCGATATCTCCTACCTGGCGAATCTCGCATCCGGTCAACCCGTTCCGCCCATTTTCAAAGCCGCCACCGGCAACTCCGCCGGAGCCTTCTGCCTGCTCATCCCGTTGTTGATTCTCGGTATCATCTGTGGTGTAGGTTGTGTAACTGCGGCATCCCGAAGCGTCTGGGCCTTCGCCCGTGATGGAGCCATCCCCGGCTCCAAGTGGTTTAAGAAGGTCGAACCCCGTCTCGACAACATCCCCCTGAACGCGATGCTCCTCGGCATGATAATCGAACTCCTGCTCGGTCTTATCTACTTCGGCTCCACTGCCGCGTATAACGCCTTCTCCGGTGTCGGTGTCATGTTCTTAACCCTTAGTTACGCTTGCCCAGTTGCGGTCTCCCTTATTCTCCGAAAGCGACGGGATATCAAGAACTGCAGCTTCAACCTTGGACCACTCGGTCTGTTCTGTAACATCGTCTGTCTCG CATGGACCTGCCTCGCCatccctctcttctccatgccCACCTTCATGGCCGTTACGCAGGAAACCATGAACTACGCCTCGGTCGTCTTCGTtggtttcttcatcatctctgcCGTGTGGTACTGGGTATGGGGTTATCAGAACTACGCCGGTCCCCCGACCGAAGAGGGTATGGAGGGTGCCCATACTGACTAG
- a CDS encoding aldehyde dehydrogenase family protein (aldehyde dehydrogenase), translating to MADLFTTIETPSAKYEQPLGLFINNEFVKAKSGRTFETINPTNEKPIVAVQEADENDVEDAVKAARAAFEGEWSKVTPSERGRLLVKLADLFERDSDILAAIEALDNGKAFTMAKGDVAAAAGCLRYYGGWADKIHGQTIDTNPESLTYTRHEPIGVCGQIIPWNFPLLMWSWKIGPAIAAGNVVVLKTAEQTPLSGLYAAKLIKEAGFPAGVVNILSGFGRVAGAAISSHMDIDKIAFTGSTLVGRMILQAAAKSNLKKVTLELGGKSPNIVFDDADIDNAISWSNFGIFFNHGQCCCAGSRILVQEGIHDKFVARFKERAAANKLGNPFTADTFQGPQVSQLQFDRIMEYINHGKQEGATVATGGERHGTEGYFIQPTVFTDVHSDMKIAKEEIFGPVVTIQKFKDEEEAIKIGNSSSYGLAAAVHTKNVNTAIRVSNSLRAGTVWINCYNMINYQAPFGGFKESGLGRELGSYALENYTQVKTVHYRLGDALFA from the exons ATGGCTGACCTTTTCACCACCATCGAGACCCCCTCGGCCAAATACGAGCAGCCCTTGGGCCT GTTCATCAACAATGAGTTCGTCAAGGCTAAGAGTGGCCGCACTTTTGAGACCATCAACCCCACCAACGAGAAGCCGATTGTAGCCGTCCAGGAGGCGGACGAGAATGATGTCGAAGATGCCGTCAAGGCAGCACGCGCCGCCTTCGAGGGTGAGTGGAGCAAGGTCACTCCCTCCGAACGTGGCCGCCTCCTCGTCAAGCTGGCCGACCTCTTCGAGCGTGATAGCGACATCCTGGCTGCTATTGAAGCCCTTGACAACGGCAAGGCCTTCACCATGGCTAAGGGCGATGttgccgccgccgccggcTGCCTTCGCTACTACGGTGGCTGGGCCGATAAGATTCACGGCCAGACCATTGACACCAACCCTGAGTCTCTTACCTACACCCGCCACGAGCCCATTGGTGTCTGTGGTCAGATCATCCCCTGGAACTTCCCTCTTCTGATGTGGTCCTGGAAGATTGGACCTGCCATCGCTGCCGGTAACGTCGTTGTCCTCAAGACTGCTGAGCAGACCCCCCTGTCTGGTCTCTATGCCgccaagctcatcaaggaagCTGGCTTCCCCGCTGGTGTGGTTAACATCCTCTCTGGCTTCGGCCGTGTCGCCGGTGCTGCTATCTCTAGCCACATGGATATCGACAAGATTGCCTTCACCGGTTCGACCCTGGTTGGTCGTATGATTCTCCAGGCCGCCGCCAAGAGcaacctgaagaaggtcacTCTGGAGCTGGGTGGCAAGTCCCCTAACATTGTCTTCGACGACGCCGACATCGATAACGCTATCTCTTGGTCCAACTTCggtatcttcttcaaccacGGCCAGTGCTGCTGCGCCGGTTCCCGTATCCTGGTCCAGGAGGGCATCCACGACAAGTTCGTTGCCCGCTTCAAGGAGCGCGCCGCTGCCAACAAGCTCGGCAACCCCTTCACTGCCGACACCTTCCAGGGCCCTCAGGTCTCGCAGCTGCAGTTTGACCGCATCATGGAGTACATCAACCACGGTAAGCAGGAGGGTGCTACCGTTGCCACCGGTGGTGAGCGTCACGGAACCGAGGGTTACTTCATCCAGCCTACCGTCTTCACCGATGTCCACAGCGACATGAAGATCgccaaggaggagatctTCGGCCCCGTCGTCACCATCCAGAAGttcaaggatgaggaggaggccatCAAGATTGGTAACAGCTCCTCGTACGGTCTTGCCGCCGCCGTCCACACCAAGAACGTTAACACTGCCATCCGCGTCTCCAACTCTCTCCGGGCTGGAACCGTCTGGATCAACTGctacaacatgatcaactaCCAGGCTCCCTTCGGTGGCTTCAAGGAGTCGGGTCTTGGCCGTGAACTGGGCTCCTACGCCCTTGAGAACTACACCCAGGTCAAGACTGTGCACTACCGCCTGGGCGACGCTCTCTTTGCTTAA
- a CDS encoding uncharacterized protein (predicted protein) has protein sequence MLSSLTTSTPTTDSTKLCPSQLTGTSIMLEVSESSYKTVNHNTLLADSVQGLINTDLLKPDDEVVSTYVCRFDHGYPTPSLERYGAMTNILIYLQEKNILSQGRFGSWKYGVGNQDHSFMLGVEAVELILFSGFEVTLSNPDFVNSRANTECRLASTKVVQGSLSSGQ, from the exons ATGTTATCTTCTCTCACTACAAGTACTCCGACGACTGACTCAACGAAGCTTTGCCCAAGTCAACTGACTGGTACGAGCATCATGCTCGAGGTCTCCGAATCCTCCTACAAAACCGTTAACCACAATACGCTCTTGGCTGACAGCGTCCAGGGCCTTATCAACACCGACTTGTTGAAGCCCGATGACGAGGTCGTCAGCACGTATGTATGTCGCTTTGACCACGGATATCCCACTCCCAGTCTGGAGCGTTACGGCGCAATGACCAATATCTTGATATACCTgcaagagaagaacattCTGTCTCAAGGCCGGTTTGGATCATGGAAGTACGGGGTTGGTAACCAGGACCACAG TTTCATGCTCGGTGTTGAGGCGGTTGAACTTATCCTTTTCAGCGGCTTTGAAGTGACTTTATCAAACCCTGACTTTGTCAACTCTCGAGCCAACACTGAATGTCGCTTGGCATCTACTAAGGTTGTCC AGGGTTCGTTATCCTCGGGCCAGTAA
- a CDS encoding acyclic terpene utilization AtuA family protein (predicted protein) — protein MTSRPVRIAGASGSASDRRHAITEFARNYPQDPVDVIIADFMSEANMVTGAARRIDQDKAQGGAGNSMSAMPASAPGYEPAFLLALEPALEDLAKHGIKVAVNAGNADTEGLYKVVTQMVKAKGLNLKVAWVSGDEVLPTVKTALSTGKSTFKNVYTGETLSDWNFEPIYAQCYLGGLGIAAALSQGADIVLCGRVSDASPVIGAAYWYHGWNRSDLDQLANAFVAGHLIECSNYVCGGNFTGFKTLEKVGSNGWRNIGYPIAEISADGKVVITMQSSAPGGAVTVDTCSSQLLYEIQGPWYYNSDVTAVLTDIHFEQVGSNRVALHGVRSAPPPPTTKVGITARGGFQAEASWFLVGLDIEAKARMLEEQIRHLLAPYSSNYTALEFTTLGSAPDDPRDQNSATVTFRIVAQARNAEDLAPNNFLRHIFDNIMQGYPGATFHLDARQGFPKPIYEYYVSLLPQADVKHRVHLPWKNQVLDIPPPPTTQEFPPRQPSQAITEPPANRDLDFGPTTRGPLGWIVHARSGDKGPDANCGFWVRHSDEYLWLRSLLSIPKAQELLGEEYRSNPKLQIERFELPNLRGVHFLFRNLLDRGVGATTTVDFLGKNVAEYLRAKWVDLPVKFLNRGKL, from the exons ATGACTTCTCGTCCAGTTCGCATTGCAG GTGCTTCCGGCTCTGCGTCCGACCGTCGACATGCAATCACCGAGTTCGCTCGTAACTACCCTCAAGACCCCGTCgacgtcatcatcgccgacTTCATGAGCGAGGCCAACATGGTCACGGGGGCAGCACGACGGATAGATCAAGATAAAGCCCAGGGGGGAGCTGGTAATAGCATGTCGGCGATGCCGGCGAGCGCACCGGGGTATGAGCCTGCATTTCTTTTAGCTCTGGAGCCGGCCCTGGAGGATTTGGCCAAGCATGGTATCAAAGTGGCGGTCAACGCGGGAAATGCAGATACGGAAGGGCTTTATAAAGTGGTAACACAAAtggtcaaggccaagggctTAAATCTTAAG GTGGCTTGGGTCTCCGGCGACGAGGTACTTCCAACAGTGAAAACAGCTTTATCTACGGGTAAATCAACATTCAAAAACGTCTATACAGGCGAGACTCTTTCCGACTGGAATTTCGAGCCAATTTATGCCCAGTGTTACCTAGGAGGCCTGGGGATTGCCGCAGCCTTGTCTCAAGGGGCTGATATTGTTCTGTGCGGACGAGTGTCAGATGCATCCCCTGTTATTGGAGCTGCGTACTGGTATCATGGGTGGAACCGCAGTGATCTCGATCAGTTGGCCAATGCATTCGTTGCTGGACATCTCATAGAATGTAGCAACTATGTATGTGGAGGCAATTTCACGGGTTTCAAGACGCTGGAGAAAGTCGGCAGTAATGGCTGGCGTAATATCGGTTATCCCATTGCAGAAATTTCAGCGGATGGAAAGGTGGTTATCACAATGCAATCGTCTGCTCCCGGCGGCGCTGTTACCGTCGACACCTGTTCCTCCCAACTTCTATACGAAATCCAGGGCCCTTGGTACTACAACTCCGATGTTACCGCTGTGCTAACGGACATCCACTTCGAACAAGTCGGTAGCAACCGCGTGGCCCTGCACGGCGTCCGGTCtgcaccacctccaccaacgACCAAGGTCGGCATCACAGCCCGTGGCGGTTTTCAAGCAGAGGCTTCATGGTTTCTGGTGGGACTAGATATTGAGGCGAAGGCACGAATGCTGGAGGAGCAGATTCGCCACCTACTCGCACCATATTCATCCAACTACACAGCTCTCGAGTTCACCACACTGGGTTCAGCGCCAGATGACCCTCGAGACCAAAATAGCGCCACCGTCACCTTTCGAATTGTTGCCCAAGCTCGTAACGCAGAAGATCTAGCCCCAAATAACTTTCTCCGCCATATCTTCGACAATATCATGCAAGGCTATCCCGGCGCAACTTTCCACCTCGACGCACGACAGGGCTTCCCAAAGCCCATATATGAGTATTATGTTAGTCTTCTACCCCAAGCAGATGTGAAGCATCGTGTCCATCTCCCATGGAAGAATCAAGTGCTGGACATCCCTCCACCGCCCACGACTCAAGAGTTCCCGCCTCGTCAACCCTCACAGGCGATTACGGAGCCCCCTGCCAACCGCGACCTAGATTTCGGGCCAACAACCCGAGGCCCCCTAGGATGGATTGTCCATGCCCGATCGGGCGACAAGGGACCCGATGCGAACTGCGGATTCTGGGTTCGCCATAGCGATGAATACCTTTGGTTACGTTCGCTGCTCTCCATTCCAAAGGCGCAGGAGCTTCTAGGAGAGGAATACCGGTCCAACCCCAAGCTACAGATCGAGCGATTCGAGCTTCCAAACCTCCGTGGTGTACACTTCTTGTTCCGAAACCTCCTCGACCGGGGCGTTGGCGCGACAACTACAGTCGACTTTCTGGGGAAGAATGTCGCCGAGTATCTGCGGGCAAAATGGGTGGATCTGCCTGTCAAGTTCTTGAACCGTGGCAAACTGTAG